TCGAGGCAGGCGGAGAGTGGATTGACCCAAGCTTGGCGGTTGCGGCCGCCAAACACCAGCAATCGAATCAAGGAGTTGACATGAACAGCTTTGAAACGGCCAGCGGAAGCGCACCTGACGCCGAGCGTGCCCTCGAGACGCAGAACGTCACCGAGATCTTCCCCGGGGCAAGCCAAAAGGCGCACGTGGTGAACCGCGCGGCCCGCCCGCGTGCAGCAAACGGCTTGCGGAAGGAGGCGAAGTGGGCCAAGAACGGGATGGAAGCCGGGATGGCAACGGCAGAATACGCCATCGCCACGCTGGCGGCCGTTGGATTCGCCGGCCTGCTGGTCGTCATCCTTAAAAGTGATGAGGTGCGTGGCTTTCTGCTGAACATCATCCGCACCGCGTTGAGCTTTTAGACGCCCGTAAGGGCCCACAGTCAGGAGGTGCACGGTGAACCCCACTCGTGAGAAGGACCGCATGCGCGGCTCGGCGACCGCAGAGTTGGCCGTGGTGCTTCCTGCCATCACGGTGCTGTTGGCCGTGCTCCTACTCAGTGTTTCGGGGGGCCTGCTGCAGCTGCGGCTGGAGGAAGGAGCCAGGGCCGGGGCGAGGGCCTTGGCCAGGGGAGACTCCTCGGAGCAGGTCTTGGCCATCGTTTCGCGGGTGTCGGGGGCGAACACCACGGCCTCGATCGGCGCCTCCGCAGGCTTTGCCACCGTCACGGTCGAAGGCCGGGTGGGCGGGGTGTTGTCCGGCCTGGTGCCATGGACGCAAGCCGCCCAGGCAAGCACCCGGCTTGAAAACGCCTCGGCCCTGGCGGCTGCCACTTTTTCAGCCGTGGCGTCAGCAAGGGGCTACGCTCTGGTTGTTCCCGGGTGCCCCGCCGCAGCCACCGTGGCAGGGGATCATGGTCAAGGATGAGCGGGGTACAGGGACGGTGCTGGGCGTCGGCCTGGCGCTGGCCATCTTGCTGCTCATGGCCCTTGTTTTGGGGCTGGGACAGGCTGCTGTTGCTGCTGCAAAGGCAGCAACAGCGGCGGATCTCTCAGCTCTTGCGGCCGCTGACGCGTACAGGGGACTGAGCGAGGGAGATGCCTGCCAGAGAGCAGCAGAAGTATCACTTCAGAACGGGGCCCAGCTGCTGGAATGCACATTGCATCCCGACATGTCAGTCCGGGTGGCAGTGGCCGTCAGGACCACCCTGCCATGGGCGGCGCATGGCCAAGCACGGGCAGGATCGCCAGCGGATGACGTCCGGCCGGGTCAGCCCTGATCACATCCATCAGTGGAGTGGTTGTCGGGCGTAGCTAGTGGTTGCGGGCGTGCTTGAGCAGAATCTGCAACAGCAACACGGCACCTGCCTTGTCCAAGGGGTTGTTCTTGTTGCCGCACTTGGGGGACTGCACGCAGGAAGGGCAGCCGCTGCGGCATTCACAGGATGCAATGGCGTCCATGGTGGCCTTGAGCCACACCCGGGCCATGTCGAATCCGCGCTCGGCAAACCCAGCACCGCCGGGATGGCCGTCGTACACAAAAATGGTGGGCTGTCCGGTATCGGTGTGAATCGCGGTGGACACCCCGCCCACATCCCACCTGTCGCTGGACGCCACTAGCGGCAGCAGCCCGATCGCTGCGTGCTCGGCGGCGTGCAGGGCGCCGGGAAACTGCGGTTCAACCAGCCCGCCGGCCAACAACGTGGCATTGTCCATGGTGAACCAGACGGCCTTCGTGAACAGGTCGCGGGCCTCCAACTCGAGCGGTTCCTCACCGAGCACCTCGTTGGAAATAATCGCCTTGCGTTGAAAGGAGACCACCTGGGTGCGCACCTGAACAGCACCAAAATGCATCTCTACCGGCCCCCACCGCTCATGCTTGAGTGATTCCAGCACCTCGATCTGGGTGACATCCCGGGCCGTGGTGTAGAAGTCCGGCGTGCCACGGCGCACCAGGGCGCAATGCTCGGCCTCGTTCAGTTCAAGCACCACGTAGCTTGTCCCTTGGTGCACATAGACGGCTCCGGTGTGAGCCTGGTAATGGGATTGCGGGGAGCCCATGGTCCCCAGCAGTGCGCCGGTATCGGCCTCAATGATGTTGATGGGGCCGCCGCCGTCCTCCCGCAGGTTCACCATGGCGGCAGCACTTTGCGGATGGGTCCAGAACCAGCCGGCAGGCCGTTTGCGCAGGTAGCCCTGGGCCACCAGCTGATCAAGCAGGGCAGGGGTGCTCTCATCAAAGATCGCCAGATCCTGATGCGTGATGGGGAGTTCGGCGGCAGCGGCGCAGAGGTGCGGGCCCAGCACGTAGGGGTTGGACGGGTCAAACACGGTGGCTTCCACGGCACGGTCAAAAATGGCTTCGGGGTGGTGCACCAGAAAGGTGTCCAAGGGATCGTCGCTGGCGACAAAGGCTGCAAGGGCATTTTGCCCGGCCCTGCCGGCCCGCCCGATCTGCTGGAAAAAGGATGCCCTGGTGCCGGGCCAGCCGGCAACCAGCACCGCATCCAAACCGGAAATGTCGATCCCCAATTCGAGGGCGGAGGTGCTTGAAACTCCCAGCAACTGCCCCGAGCGCAGCGCCTTCTCCAACTCCCGTCGCTCCTCCGGCAGGTAACCGGAGCGGTAGGCGGCCACTCTCGGCGGAAGGCTGGGATCGACGTCGTCCAACAGGCGTTTGGTCACGCTCGAAATGGTCTCGGCGCCCCGCCGGGACTTGATAAAAGCAATGGTGCGGACATGTGAGGAGACCAGATTGGCCATCAAATCGGAGGTCTCAGCAATGGCCGTCCGCCGGGATTTAGCACCGTTCTCACCCTTGAAGTCGGTC
This genomic interval from Arthrobacter sp. PAMC 25486 contains the following:
- a CDS encoding DUF4244 domain-containing protein — encoded protein: MNSFETASGSAPDAERALETQNVTEIFPGASQKAHVVNRAARPRAANGLRKEAKWAKNGMEAGMATAEYAIATLAAVGFAGLLVVILKSDEVRGFLLNIIRTALSF
- a CDS encoding TadE family type IV pilus minor pilin; amino-acid sequence: MNPTREKDRMRGSATAELAVVLPAITVLLAVLLLSVSGGLLQLRLEEGARAGARALARGDSSEQVLAIVSRVSGANTTASIGASAGFATVTVEGRVGGVLSGLVPWTQAAQASTRLENASALAAATFSAVASARGYALVVPGCPAAATVAGDHGQG
- a CDS encoding Rv3654c family TadE-like protein, with translation MVKDERGTGTVLGVGLALAILLLMALVLGLGQAAVAAAKAATAADLSALAAADAYRGLSEGDACQRAAEVSLQNGAQLLECTLHPDMSVRVAVAVRTTLPWAAHGQARAGSPADDVRPGQP
- a CDS encoding DEAD/DEAH box helicase, which translates into the protein MPTNDSLISLLGGGENPPQLQHVHRIPARQAVTEPWPEWVHPDLLNAYANLGIAEPWRHQVSGANAAHHNEHTIIATGTASGKSLAYQLPALDAVHRAALELAANPGRLEDDGAVALYLAPTKALAADQLAALVSLHLPTLRAATYDGDTAPGDRRWIRDHSNFILCNPDMLHFGVLPNHTWWARFFRRLRYVIIDEAHSYRGVFGSHVAVLLRRLRRICAHYGASPVFIGASATSSDPGSSFARLIGAPVTTITEDFSPHGATTVALWEPELTDFKGENGAKSRRTAIAETSDLMANLVSSHVRTIAFIKSRRGAETISSVTKRLLDDVDPSLPPRVAAYRSGYLPEERRELEKALRSGQLLGVSSTSALELGIDISGLDAVLVAGWPGTRASFFQQIGRAGRAGQNALAAFVASDDPLDTFLVHHPEAIFDRAVEATVFDPSNPYVLGPHLCAAAAELPITHQDLAIFDESTPALLDQLVAQGYLRKRPAGWFWTHPQSAAAMVNLREDGGGPINIIEADTGALLGTMGSPQSHYQAHTGAVYVHQGTSYVVLELNEAEHCALVRRGTPDFYTTARDVTQIEVLESLKHERWGPVEMHFGAVQVRTQVVSFQRKAIISNEVLGEEPLELEARDLFTKAVWFTMDNATLLAGGLVEPQFPGALHAAEHAAIGLLPLVASSDRWDVGGVSTAIHTDTGQPTIFVYDGHPGGAGFAERGFDMARVWLKATMDAIASCECRSGCPSCVQSPKCGNKNNPLDKAGAVLLLQILLKHARNH